One genomic segment of Entelurus aequoreus isolate RoL-2023_Sb linkage group LG25, RoL_Eaeq_v1.1, whole genome shotgun sequence includes these proteins:
- the engl gene encoding transforming growth factor beta receptor type 3 — MPCLFHRIMLLAIPRKFLFCSCLSVRGLWRCKLLHRLLSQDAKQLDWTWLEGCCRQLHHIKSATEPFLTMPSLSGIRWIVLGLLLWRKQAAASVAVSLVAPTARAKETRCSLARVGARHPVEALLERFEAGPGCAARERGDKETHVIAVGRGTNGPDNTVTVLLKPLSLTQTDLRTVHLLLSSKRPISWQLEIEKLPLDLSVLVTVSSNSSVQSHTLQLHVQPLHWLPFRPRALYRWALKHHGHMSSLTHVTHGNRVYVRLGEDVTQPPVCQLQSMFLSKNYMNSDLQPQEIQGCGNSTAGGINQEVHVLKLHSAGSGLCGSLQVEVIVSLVPPSNKSLRQKVVLILSSSVPVNWAIVAHGVHGHIDIHSSNSVSPPHPPEDHLTLSTTLVPHLSSITDLLVWANASGYDNVTSYTEADQANRFVVQLSGTGPVVRAVAKRPKWAEERRLREWLHGGPGSGGSPESLTVQCEDGRLSVTLDRHALQSLSVPVSAVTLRDPRCQAQYNGSHFLLVFPVISCGTEGQFLGRTKGVQYKNMVLLWRELPHNDTDPRSSFGIHFSCLADLPASPSETPDGDINASQAPLGLVPDPGPIPFQKRILKSGPLLLLQLFVTESYKQRRIGPCVIAADQRVYVQISAMGSFIQVAEVTSCVVSPLSDPKSSPFWDVIRHGCPVEPSLTLVNPSEEEDETKDEEDEEMEDEKEVKDKDASPRSKTGGREGSLREKTSSTPIRPLRFSFLLRPVYNVSMQFLHCSLRLCVSDTTSEEPSKKTAKKECEDGEGIPPLISRTSAHQCETRNLTRPMVVTQPMSSRAHKAVKAATGQRTKRLSPLTSPEPPQQPSVLVHTGPVMGIAFAAFAMGVSLMGGLWCIYSSTGTRQIWLEGEGYLTDQTTGGITSPTSPSHQLTSSV, encoded by the exons GATGTTGCAGGCAGCTCCATCACATTAAGTCCGCTACAGAACCGTTCCTCACGATGCCTTCGCTGTCAGGGATAAGATGGATTGTTTTGGGTCTGCTTCTCTGGAGGAAACAGGCAG CTGCTTCTGTGGCGGTTTCTCTTGTCGCCCCCACAGCGCGGGCTAAGGAGACGCGATGCTCTTTGGCTCGAGTTGGAGCGCGCCACCCGGTTGAGGCTCTGCTGGAGAGGTTTGAAGCCGGTCCAGGCTGCGCCGCCAGAGAGCGTGGAGATAAGGAGACTCACGTCATCGCAGTGGGGAGAGGAACAAATGGACCTGACAACACG GTCACAGTCTTGCTGAAGCCCTTGTCTCTGACCCAAACGGATCTAAGAACAGTTCACTTGCTACTCAGCTCTAAACGACCAATCAGCTGGCAGCTCGAAATTGAAAAACTTCCCCTTGACCTCTCTGTGCTCGTAACG GTGTCCTCAAACTCTAGCGTACAGTCCCACACTCTCCAGCTGCACGTCCAGCCGTTGCATTGGCTCCCTTTCCGCCCACGTGCGCTGTACCGCTGGGCTCTGAAACACCATGGCCACATGTCGTCTCTGACACACGTCACTCATGGAAACCGAGTCTATGTCCGACTGGGAGAGG ATGTGACTCAGCCTCCTGTATGCCAGCTTCAGTCCATGTTTCTCTCCAAAAACTACATGAACTCTGACCTGCAGCCACAAGAAATCCAAGGCTGTGGTAATTCCACAGCAGGTGGAATCAACCAAGAGGTCCATGTGTTAAAACTCCATTCAGCAGGCTCGGGACTCTGTGG CTCTCTGCAGGTGGAGGTGATCGTCTCCCTCGTGCCTCCGTCAAACAAGTCTTTGAGACAAAAGGTTGTGCTGATCCTCAGCAGCTCGGTGCCAGTCAACTGGGCCATTGTTGCTCACGGAGTCCACGGTCATATCGATATTCAC TCCTCCAACAGCGtgtcccccccccaccctccgGAGGACCACCTCACTCTGTCCACCACACTCGTCCCCCATCTGTCCTCCATAACGGACCTTCTGGTGTGGGCCAACGCTAGCGGCTACGACAACGTGACCTCATACACCGAGGCCGACCAGGCCAATCGCTTTGTGGTCCAGCTGTCTGGAACAGGACCAG TTGTGAGAGCGGTTGCTAAGCGACCTAAATGGGCGGAGGAACGCCGCCTCAGAGAATGGCTCCATGGGGGCCCCGGATCAGGAGGAAGCCCAGAGAGTTTGACAGTGCAGTGCGAGGACGGACGCCTGAGCGTGACCCTGGACCGTCACGCCTTGCAG AGTTTGTCCGTGCCAGTTTCTGCCGTGACTCTGCGGGACCCAAGGTGCCAGGCTCAGTACAACGGGAGTCACTTCCTGTTGGTGTTCCCGGTCATTTCCTGTGGGACCGAGGGACAGTTCCTGGGGCGAACCAAAGGGGTGCAGTACAAAAACATG GTGTTGCTATGGAGAGAGCTGCCACACAACGACACTGACCCCAGAAGTTCATTTGGCATACAT TTCAGTTGTTTGGCCGACCTACCCGCCAGTCCTTCAGAAACTCCAGATGGCGACATAAACGCTTCTCAGGCGCCCTTGGGTCTGGTGCCGGATCCTGGACCGATCCCCTTCCAAAAACGCATACTCAAATCTGGACCTTTGCTTCTGTTGCAACTGTTTGTCACTGAGAGCTACAAGCAGCGGCGTATCGGACCGTGTGTCATCGCTGCAGACCAGCGGGTCTACGTCCAG ATTTCTGCCATGGGTTCCTTCATCCAGGTCGCCGAGGTGACCTCCTGTGTGGTCTCTCCTCTCTCCGACCCTAAAAGTTCTCCTTTCTGGGACGTCATAAGGCACGGTTGTCCCGTAGAACCTTCGCTCACGCTTGTCAATCCGAGCGAGGAGGAGGATGAGACCAAAGACGAAGAAGACGAGGAGATGGAAGATGAAAAGGAGGTGAAAGACAAAGATGCCTCCCCTCGCTCCAAAACTGGAGGAAGAGAAGGATCTTTGAGGGAGAAAACCAGCAGCACGCCCATACGGCCGTTAAGATTTAGTTTCCTCTTACGGCCAGTTTACAATGTCTCCATGCAGTTTCTGCACTGCAGCCTTCGCCTCTGTGTCTCTGACACCACATCGGAGGAACCCAGCAAGAAAACGGCCAAGAAAGAGTGTGAGGACGGCGAGGGTATTCCTCCTCTCATTTCAAGGACGTCTGCACATCAG TGTGAGACCAGAAACCTGACCAGACCCATGGTGGTCACCCAACCCATGAGCTCCCGGGCACACAAAGCGGTGAAGGCCGCCACAGGTCAAAGGACAAAGAGACTGTCCCCCCTGACAAGTCCAGAGCCACCCCAGCAACCAA GTGTGTTGGTGCACACAGGACCCGTGATGGGAATTGCCTTTGCAGCCTTTGCGATGGGTGTCAGCTTGATGGGGGGGCTGTGGTGCATCTACAGTTCTACTG GCACGCGGCAGATATGGCTTGAGGGCGAAGGATATTTAACAGACCAAACTACAGGAGGCATCACCAGTCCAACGTCACCGTCGCATCAGCTCACCAGTTCGGTGTAA